DNA sequence from the Candidatus Kaistella beijingensis genome:
AATCAGCGAAATCATATCCGTATCTTTTAATGTCCCTGCCACGTAAAATCGGTCGTATTATTTCTTCACTTTTAGGATCCTGTTCTATCAGTTCTTTTCGCTTTTCGCCCGTAATGATAAACGCATCATTAAAACCTGTTTTAATCCCATAATTAATTGAAATATCCCAATCTTTCAGGGGTTTGCCTACTTTCTCAATTTTGTCTTTAATCTGCCTTTCAATAGTTGAAAGAATCACCCAACTCTCAGAATTTCTGAAATCTGAAAAAACAGAGTTCTGACTAACAAAAACGCTCAAATTATTTAACAGCTTTTCTTTGATAATGCAAGCCTGTGTTTTGAACTGATTTTTTTGCTTTGCATACATCAGAATATTGGTATCCACAGTGGCAGTATCAAAAATTTGATTTCCAGAAAAATCAATCAGAGTTAACGGATTGGTTTGCTCCACAAAGAAACGGCGTAAGCTTTCGCCATAATTTGCTCGCATCCATTTGTTGGAAGTAATAAACATCAGCAGACCATTTTCACGCAGAATATTGTGCCCCTGTTCATAGAACAAACTGTAAATGTCGCCGGTTTTTGCGTAAGTTTTAAAACCAACTTTTTCCAAAGTATCACTTTCTGCACCCATTTTCTGCAACTGGATATACGGCGGATTCCCAATAATCACATCAAAGCCAATAAAGTTGCCTTCATCATCCAACACTTCCGGAAACTCGAAGCGCCATTCGAAGGCGTTTTCATAAATCTTATTGCCTTTTACTTCCTCAATAACATCTTCAATTTTCTGAATTTTATTTTCAAGGTCTTTCTTGTCTTTTTGCTGTGCTTTGGTTAATTCCTCACCGAAAAGTTGTTCGCTACCATATTTTGTAAAGTACTCTCCGCGCAACAGATTAAGATTTTTCATCTCTTTGCTGTTTCGGCTGATTTCAGTTCTGAAATCATTTTTCAGGGCAACCAAAAATTCTTCAAGACTTCTTTTCTTCTCCTTGCTTTCTGCTTCTTTGTAATCGCGAACTGCGTTTTTGTAATCTTCTACCGTAACTTTCGATTTCTTGAAGGCGGATTTTAAATCGCTGTCCAAAGGAAAACGACTTATGAGTGAGTTTCCGTTTTTGATATTGATATCAATATTCGGTAAAGTTTCCAACTCATTTTCGGACTTGTAATAGGCGTTTTTTAGCAACTCAATCCACAAACGTAGGCGACATATTTTAACGGAATTCGGGTTTAAATCGACACCAAAAAGACAATTTTCAATAATGTTCTGTTTCTCGTGAAAAAGGGTTTCCTGAACGCGCTGGCTTTCTTTGTTTTTGGGATTGTATCGGAACAGTTCGCTGGTGTTGGTATCTGTAATGACAATTTCATCACTTTCGACTTCAACATTATAGTCCTTGAACTTTTTACCGTTTTTATCCGCTAAAATCCCGAGATCATTTTTAATGGAAATCATCTCGTTCAGAACAGAAACTAAAAAGTGGCCGGAACCAACCGCAGGATCACAAATTTTGACTGAATTTACAATCTCATTGGCTTCTTTGACATCTTCAATTTTGTTGTAGAGTTGAGTAAAATCCTGACAATTCCAACCTTTTACAGCGTTGAATTTTTCAATAACGGCTTTTCGCAACACTTCACGGCTCATATACATTGTAATAGAACCGGGCGTGTAGAAACTTCCATCTTTATAACCGTTGATTTTTTCGAAAATAAGTCCTAAAACCGAGGCGTTGATAATGGTTTTATTTTCTTCCTGAATTTCTTCCGTTCCTTCACTTGCAAAATCATAAGCATCCAAAAACTCGAACAAATATTGTAAGGTATTGAGTTCGCCTGTTCTTTTTTTACCTTGTCCATCTTTCAAAACGGTATTTCCCAACAACGGAATTTTTTTATCATCCCGAAGATTGCTCATCATTAATGTGGTATGCTCCAATTCGGTCGGTTCGAACAAGGAACTGTTCAGATAAGGAACTTTTTCAAATGCTTTTCGGACATCAGAATTCCGGTCCTCAAACTTTTTGGCCAAAACCTGAAAAAACAAAGTGTTGAGATCGTCATACTGGCGCAGTTTATCAAAGTTCAGAAACGCATAGGATTTATCACCACCGTGATAATTGATTAGCTGACCTTCCAATAATTTCAAAAATAAAACACGGTTAATCCAGGTAATATTGAGTTCCAACGCAATATTGAATAACTTCTCGTCCGTAGTTTCACCGTACAGAAACGATTTTTTAACACGATTTACTTTATCCAAAGTGTCGAGTTGAATGATCGTATCCTCAAGTAAAGATCCGGAGTTTCTTTGTGCAGGTTTATTCCTTTCGATTAATCTTTTTCCGCCATCTTTGGTTTCAACAAGTCCGATAATATGCAGTAATTCGTTATAGAAACTTTTGTCGAGAGTATTACTGTCATTGATAAAAGGAAGTTTGAGCAAATGCTGTGGCGATAATATTTTAAAAAGTGCAATCAGGTTATTATCGTCTTTCTTGCTGTCATTTCGGACAAATTTTTCAAAATCTTTCAGGTTGAAATGGGTATATTCTAAACTGTCAATTACGTCATCAATAGCAGGTTTTGCAATTTCTGAATAGAAAAAATCGGTTTTAATGCCTGATAGTCGTTTGCTTTCAAAATCCTCAAACTTCTTAATAAGTGCTTTGTCCTTCGCAAAGCAGTTTTCGAAAATGTTTGCATCAAAAATGAACCATTCATAAACATTGGTCGCAACCAAATGTTTTACTTCCAAATTTTTATGAGTAATCCGTTCTCTCAGATAATACAGCAACAGTTCTTGCAGTGCTTTTGAATTCAGTTTTTTTGAACTCACCATCTCAGAATTATTCCCAGACTGTTTTGTCTCAATAATCACCCCAACAGAACTGGAATGTGCCTTGTCGTTGTGAATAACCAAATCGTTTCTGCCTTTGGTGTTGATATAATAATCGGGTGCAAAGCCAATGTTCTTCAGAAAATCTGAAATGAGATTCTTCTGAAACTCTTCAGATTCTTTTTCATTAATACCTTCTAAAAGCGTAATAAACCTACTTTTGAAGTTTTCAATTTCCTTGCGGTTTGGCTTTAATTTTAGAAATGATTTATTGAGGGACTGGCGTGGTGAAAGGTGAGATTTTGACATAGAGGATTACAGTGAACTTATTTCTTTTTCAATCAGTTTATAGCGGTCTTTAACTTCTTCGCCTGAATAAAACTCAAGCAAATCTTCTTTTGTTAAGTTTCCATCTTTTAAAAATTTTAATAAATATTCCTGATTGAATTCCATTAACAGCATTGATTTTTCAAGCTGTTTGAGAATAGATTTATTGTTTTCAATATTGCTGTGAACGAGGTTTCGAATCAGCATAATTTGATCAATATCTTTGATGATCCGATTCACAATCATTGAAAGAATATCTTTATTCAGATCAACTTGTTTTGCATTCAGAATAATATCGCGAGCCAGCATATAAGCAATACCAAGATTAGAATAGTCTCCTGCCTGCGAATTGATAACTGCTACAAATCCAACCTCCGGAATATAACCTACATTGTCAAAATTCTTTAAGATTGAATTGTCAATAAGGGAAATATCAAAAACGATAATTGCAGTATTGGTTCCGCGGTTCGCCTGAGCTTCAATCAACTGACTCCACGCGGTATCAGATTTACGAGTAAAAATGTCCTTGTTTTCAATCTCCCCAAACTTAATACTCTTATCAAACTTGCATTCTATGGCTATTCTTTGATTTGAATCTCCATTAATTTCACAAAGAATATCTCCTGTTTTGTTTTTAGCAAGATTACCTGCAGAATTACCGGTTAAATAAGCGCGATCTTTTAGTTTTTTATTTTGGAAAAACTCATTCAGATATTGCGCCACTTCATCTTCTGCCAAAGCACCTTTAATTGTTGATTTATAAAACAGTTCCTTTTTCATCTCGAAAATCATTTTCAGACTTTCAAGTTCAGTTCCGAGTTCGTTATTTGTCTTTGAAAGAAAGGCAGAAATACGGTCTTCCATCATAGCAAGAACACCAATGTAAATTGCACGAAGTAGTTTTTCATCTCTCTCTACTACCGGAAGACTATCAAAATAATTGAAAACGATTTGGTTTTCGATTTCGAATTCTTTTATTTCAACTCGTTTGAGTTGTTGGTTTAGTGAAATATTTCCCATAATTAATTAGTATTTAATTGAAAGTAGTAGCTGAAAGGTGCCCCATAATATTTAGTTTCATTTGTTGCCAATACTTTCCTATTTTTATCTGGACGATTATTTTTATTCATATTTTTTATTATGCGGTCCAATCTTGCAAGTTGTTTGCCTCTTTTTTTGTCCAAATGCCTTAATTGATATTTTACATTATCGTTTTGCTTGAGGACACGGAACCCTGAAGACCAGCACATTTGTCCTTCCTTCTTTGGATTGAAAATACTTTTTCTGCCTACGGACATTGATAATAATCTCTGTGTAATCCTATATTTTATTGCACGTTCAGAAACTTTAAACTTTTTGTTAGTTTTTACGTATTCAATAATTTTATCTGTTTCCTTTAATTGTTTTAATATTTCATTTTTAATTGATGACTTACGGACCCTAATCTTCAAATCAAACTTAATTTGATAGCCAACAAATGAAAGCCAGGGGACATTCTTATTAGATAAAGCAGGATCTCCCCATTTATAGGAAGACTTTGATTTCGATTTCCAAAAATCCTTATCATAATACTTAATAGTAGTGAAATTATGATGCAAAAGTTTAATATCTTTAAGTGCAGTGCCGTAAACATTTAATATTTCTTGTGAAATTTTCTTTTTGGTATGTATCAAAACCATATCGTCGCAGAATCTGGCGTAAAACAAATTTTTGTCATCATATGACAAAACTTTCTTATCAACGTAATCCATTAATAAATTTGCAATAAAACAGGAAATTGCACCACCTTGAGGCACTCCTATTTCCTCTTTTGAAGGATCAGATTGAATATCTCTGAGTTCTATTTCATCAACCCATCCAAATTCACAATCTTTTCCAAGATTAATACTTAGTACATCCTTATTAAAACTATAACACTTTAAATAAGATTCAAATAAATCTAAAGCCCGCTGGTTTATTATTGTACCATTACGCTTTAGTATAGAAACTTTATCATAAAAGTGTGACCTAACTACAGCATGATTGACGCAGTCATAGAACTTCTTTATATCACATTCAGCAACAAAAAGGTTTTTCTTGTTATTTTTCCTTTTGAACTCAATAATATCTTCCACAGCCCCATGATGAGAAAATGACTTTCCTACAGAGGCTCGAGAACGAAATGCATAAGAACAATTTTCAAAAGTTCTATCGAAATGATACGTGAGATATTTATTTAATTGACTAATTATTATTCTATCAACATATTCAAAATGAGCGATTGGACGAAATACTTTTATACCATTTTTTTCTTCTTTAAAGTGGCTAATAATTTTTGGTTTTGGTATTGAATATGAAGAACTTAATGCTTTTGAAATTATCTCGTCAATAAATCTTAGAAGCTTAGATTGCCAACCAGTAGAGGAAAATTTAGTTAATCTTTTAGTGGAAAGCAAAACTGTTCTTTCCAATTGTTCAGAATTTATCTGTGTCGCATTTTTACTAGACCTTTCTGATTTTCTCAGTCTTATCCACGTATTCCTTGGTGGAAATATCTCATATAATTCGTGTTGTTTAGCATGTGAACTTTTCACTAAAATGTTTTTATAGAACTGTCTATCATGCTCTTTTTTTGCAAGAAGGCATCTTTTCTTACACAAAATTTTTAACAATTCTCTTCTCGTAAACAAATATTCTAGTTCCATAAAAAATAGATTAGCCCCGGCGCGGATTGCTCCGTAAATGAATCGAATGTACGTTCCAAATTATTATATTTGTTATGGAAAATACAATAACAACAGGGAGTAGTGTAAACTTTGTCATACTTATAACTACCCTTCAACAGCACCTAGTGCTTAACAGGGCTAATCGTTTTATTCTGATAATTTTTTGAATGCTTCTATTATTTTGGATGGGATCTGATTTTTCTCTTTGAAGTTTTTCAGGATGAATTCTGCAGAATCTTTACCCTTGTCAGGTATAAGTTTTAATGAATCAGCTTCGCCATTTGTGGTTATATAATTTTGACGAATTTTAGCTTTCAGTTTTTTGTAAAATTTTTCATTTGAATTACATTTAACATTCGGAATATCTCTTTTAATAGATTCTATTTCGGCAACTGTAACAATTTCTTTATTATAAAATTCATTAATATTATCGTACCAAATTTGAGTTTCAATACTATCTTCAATGTCTTGCATACCTACAAAAAACATGCTTGGGCTTTTAGCGGCTTCACCAATTTCATAACTCATGTCGTTATCAAATAGATACACAATCTTGTCTTCTGTTTTTTGGAAACCTTTCATAACATTATCGATTATCTTCTTATTCTCCTGCCACTTATCTTTTCCTCCAATGTTTATCAATTGAATATTATCTTCTAAGATAGTTTTTCCAAAGTACAATTTATATAACTCTGGAATTAAATATTGTTCAGTATCACCCTCTACGACGAGAAACTTATCAAAGAATAAAAAATCACTGTTTTTAACATTTAAACTACTAAAAACAGAGTCTATATTTTCACATTGATCAGAATACGAATAGCCAGATTGATCTTTTGCTATACTTTTTATATTGTCAATTTTTGATTTATCAATAAAAATCGTAGAATGTGTACTTACAAAAACTTGAACATTAGACTTTGATAATGAGTGTAATATATCAAAAAATTCTCTCTGAGCTCCAGGATAAAGATGAGTTTCTGGTTCATCAAATGCCCAAATAAACTCCTTGAAATTTTGCTCAGTTACTGTTTTGGCTTTTGATTTAATTAGTGAAAACCATATCTTTCTTTTCAAACCCTCTCCCTGATTTTCAAGGTGTATTAATCCATCACTCGAAAATTTTCTAACCATAATATCAGATATTTTCTCTTTTACATCAAAAAACACTCTTGTTTCAATTGTTTCTATTTCTGGAGCTACTTCCGCTATCGTATCTTTTAATTCTGCAAATTTTTCATTGATTTTCATTTCAGCTTCTAAAGCTTTTGAAATTGCCGAATTCTTAATATCAGATATAAATGGATCAATATATTCTTTCATTAAACTTCCCGCTAGATTATTTATATCTTCAAATGAGCAATTCCAATCAAAATATTTAAATACAGGCAAAATTTCAGTATCATTTTTTGCGGGCTTATACAAAGACCAAACTTTCGATAATTCAACCTTGTTATAAAATGCTCTTAGTTTTTCCAAATTTGAAAAGCGTCCTTTGCCATTCTCATTACTAATATCTTCTGAAGATACAGAATGTTCCCTTAATATTTTATTAAGATCTGTTGATGTTTTGCTCCATAATTCATCCTTTCCTGATGAATCAAAGGTAGAAATGTAAGTGCTAACTGTGTTTCCGTCAAAATTCTTAGAAATCCATAATTCAAGATCGCTGTTATTTTCCAAAGACCATGATAAATTAGTTGATATATCTAAAGACTGAATTCTTTCAAGTTCTTCTTCATTATAAACAAGTTTTCCTAATATTATCGTTTCATTCTCATTATATTCTAATCCATCGGGGAGATTATTTTCAGCAAGAAGTTTATTAAAGTCTTCTAACGACAATTTTGAATTAGAAAGATCACTTTTATTATTTCCTTCTTGCAAAGAGTTATATTTAGGTTTTTCACCTAAAAGTAAATCAATAGCCTGAAGAATTGTAGATTTTCCACAATCGTTTAATCCAATGAAAATATTTGGGTCATTATCTTTTAGTTCAAGTTGTAAAATTTTACAACTTCTATAATTCACGATTATTAGTTTTTGCAAATACATTTTCTATAAAAAC
Encoded proteins:
- a CDS encoding DUF7149 domain-containing protein, yielding MSKSHLSPRQSLNKSFLKLKPNRKEIENFKSRFITLLEGINEKESEEFQKNLISDFLKNIGFAPDYYINTKGRNDLVIHNDKAHSSSVGVIIETKQSGNNSEMVSSKKLNSKALQELLLYYLRERITHKNLEVKHLVATNVYEWFIFDANIFENCFAKDKALIKKFEDFESKRLSGIKTDFFYSEIAKPAIDDVIDSLEYTHFNLKDFEKFVRNDSKKDDNNLIALFKILSPQHLLKLPFINDSNTLDKSFYNELLHIIGLVETKDGGKRLIERNKPAQRNSGSLLEDTIIQLDTLDKVNRVKKSFLYGETTDEKLFNIALELNITWINRVLFLKLLEGQLINYHGGDKSYAFLNFDKLRQYDDLNTLFFQVLAKKFEDRNSDVRKAFEKVPYLNSSLFEPTELEHTTLMMSNLRDDKKIPLLGNTVLKDGQGKKRTGELNTLQYLFEFLDAYDFASEGTEEIQEENKTIINASVLGLIFEKINGYKDGSFYTPGSITMYMSREVLRKAVIEKFNAVKGWNCQDFTQLYNKIEDVKEANEIVNSVKICDPAVGSGHFLVSVLNEMISIKNDLGILADKNGKKFKDYNVEVESDEIVITDTNTSELFRYNPKNKESQRVQETLFHEKQNIIENCLFGVDLNPNSVKICRLRLWIELLKNAYYKSENELETLPNIDINIKNGNSLISRFPLDSDLKSAFKKSKVTVEDYKNAVRDYKEAESKEKKRSLEEFLVALKNDFRTEISRNSKEMKNLNLLRGEYFTKYGSEQLFGEELTKAQQKDKKDLENKIQKIEDVIEEVKGNKIYENAFEWRFEFPEVLDDEGNFIGFDVIIGNPPYIQLQKMGAESDTLEKVGFKTYAKTGDIYSLFYEQGHNILRENGLLMFITSNKWMRANYGESLRRFFVEQTNPLTLIDFSGNQIFDTATVDTNILMYAKQKNQFKTQACIIKEKLLNNLSVFVSQNSVFSDFRNSESWVILSTIERQIKDKIEKVGKPLKDWDISINYGIKTGFNDAFIITGEKRKELIEQDPKSEEIIRPILRGRDIKRYGYDFADLWLINTHNGIKEKGIKPVNIEDYPAVKKHLDSFYPQLEKRSDKGDTPYNLRNCAYMDDFSKPKIVWKRVGSILRFSFDNEGTFALDSTCFATGKHIEYLVCYLNSKVGNYLLKDSPKTGTGDLLISVQAIEPILAPLPSEKFENKVKIIFENMNGNNICEEKLNNMFYELFELNSEEIEFIESQ
- a CDS encoding reverse transcriptase domain-containing protein produces the protein MELEYLFTRRELLKILCKKRCLLAKKEHDRQFYKNILVKSSHAKQHELYEIFPPRNTWIRLRKSERSSKNATQINSEQLERTVLLSTKRLTKFSSTGWQSKLLRFIDEIISKALSSSYSIPKPKIISHFKEEKNGIKVFRPIAHFEYVDRIIISQLNKYLTYHFDRTFENCSYAFRSRASVGKSFSHHGAVEDIIEFKRKNNKKNLFVAECDIKKFYDCVNHAVVRSHFYDKVSILKRNGTIINQRALDLFESYLKCYSFNKDVLSINLGKDCEFGWVDEIELRDIQSDPSKEEIGVPQGGAISCFIANLLMDYVDKKVLSYDDKNLFYARFCDDMVLIHTKKKISQEILNVYGTALKDIKLLHHNFTTIKYYDKDFWKSKSKSSYKWGDPALSNKNVPWLSFVGYQIKFDLKIRVRKSSIKNEILKQLKETDKIIEYVKTNKKFKVSERAIKYRITQRLLSMSVGRKSIFNPKKEGQMCWSSGFRVLKQNDNVKYQLRHLDKKRGKQLARLDRIIKNMNKNNRPDKNRKVLATNETKYYGAPFSYYFQLNTN
- a CDS encoding AAA family ATPase encodes the protein MNYRSCKILQLELKDNDPNIFIGLNDCGKSTILQAIDLLLGEKPKYNSLQEGNNKSDLSNSKLSLEDFNKLLAENNLPDGLEYNENETIILGKLVYNEEELERIQSLDISTNLSWSLENNSDLELWISKNFDGNTVSTYISTFDSSGKDELWSKTSTDLNKILREHSVSSEDISNENGKGRFSNLEKLRAFYNKVELSKVWSLYKPAKNDTEILPVFKYFDWNCSFEDINNLAGSLMKEYIDPFISDIKNSAISKALEAEMKINEKFAELKDTIAEVAPEIETIETRVFFDVKEKISDIMVRKFSSDGLIHLENQGEGLKRKIWFSLIKSKAKTVTEQNFKEFIWAFDEPETHLYPGAQREFFDILHSLSKSNVQVFVSTHSTIFIDKSKIDNIKSIAKDQSGYSYSDQCENIDSVFSSLNVKNSDFLFFDKFLVVEGDTEQYLIPELYKLYFGKTILEDNIQLINIGGKDKWQENKKIIDNVMKGFQKTEDKIVYLFDNDMSYEIGEAAKSPSMFFVGMQDIEDSIETQIWYDNINEFYNKEIVTVAEIESIKRDIPNVKCNSNEKFYKKLKAKIRQNYITTNGEADSLKLIPDKGKDSAEFILKNFKEKNQIPSKIIEAFKKLSE